In Sebaldella termitidis ATCC 33386, one DNA window encodes the following:
- a CDS encoding DUF2145 domain-containing protein — translation MKRVLFLFMVCVIPLFSVGSVCKTEPKSKEEAIKVFDLTGKVIDFLESNNAELAFVARKNKENHGISYTHLGMAWKDDKGKWVVTNLLQNCENSDELGTYDDGMALFFAPVSIYDSLVLIPSMETQTELKEAIKNKEIEKFKGDVYSINANAWSDKYQNCVQYVLEAYVYVKSGKKVKTRRDAINWTKVKGFRPQKIKVNLLERTLGPLVARNVHFDDHKDRKKPDEIEVATAETVMQFVQKLEPESTLIEIKE, via the coding sequence TTGAAAAGAGTACTGTTTTTATTTATGGTATGTGTAATTCCTCTGTTTTCTGTGGGCTCTGTATGTAAGACAGAACCAAAATCAAAGGAAGAAGCAATAAAGGTCTTTGATCTTACGGGGAAAGTCATAGATTTTTTAGAAAGCAACAATGCCGAGCTGGCATTTGTGGCAAGAAAAAATAAAGAAAACCACGGGATTTCATATACTCATCTTGGGATGGCATGGAAAGATGATAAGGGAAAGTGGGTAGTAACAAATCTGCTTCAGAATTGTGAAAATTCCGATGAGCTGGGAACATATGACGACGGAATGGCTTTGTTTTTTGCACCTGTTTCTATATATGACAGTCTCGTGCTGATCCCTTCAATGGAAACGCAGACAGAGCTTAAGGAAGCAATAAAAAATAAAGAAATAGAAAAGTTTAAAGGTGATGTTTACTCTATAAATGCCAATGCATGGTCGGATAAATATCAAAACTGTGTGCAGTATGTACTGGAGGCTTACGTTTATGTGAAATCCGGGAAAAAAGTAAAGACAAGAAGAGATGCCATAAACTGGACTAAGGTAAAAGGATTCAGACCGCAGAAAATAAAGGTAAATCTTCTTGAAAGAACACTAGGCCCTTTAGTGGCGAGAAATGTTCACTTTGATGATCATAAAGACAGGAAGAAACCGGATGAGATAGAGGTGGCAACTGCGGAGACAGTAATGCAGTTTGTGCAGAAGCTGGAGCCCGAAAGTACTTTAATTGAAATAAAAGAGTAA
- a CDS encoding GNAT family N-acetyltransferase, whose translation MEIRELLPSEKERINDIAEYEELIFGDGGIGRWTIMPFVRYGKVYVLLENEEIVSVAEIMRTFDTKDAYIYGFFTKEKFSRKGYGSVLLNFIINEMEKSGIEAVTLTVDPENEKAVNLYLKHGFEKAELLTEEYGENEDRLYMRLELA comes from the coding sequence ATGGAAATAAGAGAACTTCTTCCTTCAGAGAAGGAACGGATAAATGATATAGCAGAATATGAAGAGCTTATTTTCGGCGACGGGGGTATAGGAAGATGGACAATAATGCCTTTTGTAAGATATGGAAAAGTTTATGTCCTGCTGGAGAATGAGGAAATAGTCTCTGTAGCAGAGATAATGAGAACATTCGATACAAAAGATGCTTATATTTACGGCTTTTTTACAAAGGAAAAATTTTCAAGAAAAGGTTACGGCTCTGTTTTACTGAATTTTATAATAAATGAGATGGAAAAATCAGGAATAGAAGCTGTTACACTTACTGTAGATCCTGAAAATGAAAAGGCTGTGAACCTTTATCTAAAGCACGGTTTTGAAAAAGCAGAGCTTTTGACCGAGGAATACGGGGAAAATGAGGACAGGCTTTATATGAGGCTGGAGCTGGCTTAA
- a CDS encoding iron-containing alcohol dehydrogenase, which translates to MKNFNFHARTEILFGKGQIEALPKALAPYGKKVLLVYGGGSIKRNGVYDSVIKLLGENNFEVTELSGVEPNPRIETVRKGAKLCRDNQIEVVLAVGGGSTIDCSKVIAGACFYDGDAWDIVLDKEKITKVLPIVTVLTLAATGSEMNKNAVISKMDTNDKIGTSSQEFVPMASICDPTYMYTLPAIQTAAGTADIMSHIFENYFKSEEDTYVQDRFAEGILRACIHYCPTAIEKPDDYSARANLMWASTLALNGLTGAGKGQTWSCHPIEHELSAYYDITHGTGLAILTPRWMRYILSDKTVSKFADYGVNVFALNPDEDPYKIANKAIDLTEEFFKKIGIPMHLSELGIGTEKFDEISQKLDRKFDDAYIPMTPQDVKKILEMCL; encoded by the coding sequence ATGAAAAACTTTAATTTTCATGCCAGAACTGAAATTCTTTTTGGAAAAGGACAAATCGAGGCTCTTCCTAAGGCATTGGCACCTTACGGAAAAAAAGTCCTTTTAGTTTACGGGGGTGGAAGCATAAAAAGAAACGGTGTTTATGACAGCGTTATAAAGCTTCTCGGGGAAAATAACTTTGAGGTTACGGAATTATCAGGTGTAGAACCGAACCCGCGTATTGAAACAGTCAGAAAAGGTGCTAAGCTGTGCCGTGATAACCAAATCGAAGTAGTCCTTGCAGTAGGCGGAGGGTCTACTATAGACTGCAGCAAAGTCATTGCCGGAGCCTGCTTTTATGACGGAGATGCATGGGATATCGTGCTTGACAAAGAAAAAATCACTAAAGTACTTCCTATTGTTACTGTGCTTACTCTGGCTGCCACAGGTTCGGAAATGAATAAAAATGCCGTTATTTCAAAAATGGATACCAATGATAAAATAGGTACTTCTTCTCAGGAATTCGTCCCTATGGCATCTATCTGTGATCCTACATATATGTACACTCTCCCTGCTATTCAGACAGCTGCCGGAACTGCCGATATAATGTCGCATATTTTTGAAAATTACTTTAAGTCGGAAGAAGATACATATGTTCAGGATCGTTTTGCTGAAGGAATATTAAGAGCATGTATCCATTACTGCCCTACAGCAATTGAAAAACCTGATGACTACAGTGCAAGAGCAAATCTGATGTGGGCTTCCACTCTTGCATTAAACGGTCTTACAGGTGCAGGAAAAGGGCAGACATGGTCATGTCACCCCATAGAACATGAACTCAGTGCTTATTATGATATTACGCATGGTACAGGACTTGCTATTCTTACTCCGAGATGGATGCGTTATATTCTGAGCGATAAAACTGTCTCAAAATTTGCAGACTATGGTGTAAACGTATTTGCACTTAATCCTGATGAAGATCCTTATAAAATTGCCAATAAAGCAATTGATCTTACAGAAGAATTTTTCAAAAAAATCGGTATTCCTATGCATTTAAGCGAGCTTGGAATAGGTACTGAAAAATTTGATGAAATTTCACAAAAGCTTGACAGGAAATTTGATGATGCCTATATACCAATGACTCCTCAGGATGTAAAAAAAATACTCGAAATGTGTTTATAG
- the tyrS gene encoding tyrosine--tRNA ligase has protein sequence MDIKNEVERQFNILKRGCEEIINEAELKLRLEKSLKENKPLKIKLGIDPTGTDLHIGHAVPLRKLKQFQELGHTVQFLIGTFTARIGDPTGKSETRKMLTPEDIQKNIATYLEQVFLILDSEKTEILYNADWLEKLSLQDFLGLLSQFTVAQMISREDFAKRLAENKPVSLVEFMYPILQGYDSVAMKCDIELGATEQKFNILKGRDLQKNFGMDPQICMLLPILEGLDGVEKMSKSLNNYISITDTPNDMFGKIMSISDDLMFRYYEIITDIPLEEIAQLKADMENGTLHPMEIKKRLGSEVVAIYHNKEEGLKAREWFENVFSKKNLDVELPEVELEYTETGVIDILVKHLNLLSSTSEARRLIQQGGLKINDEPVKDINHMVTPEAGMIIRAGKKKIVKVK, from the coding sequence ATGGATATAAAAAATGAAGTGGAAAGACAGTTTAATATACTGAAAAGAGGCTGTGAAGAGATAATAAACGAGGCTGAATTAAAGCTGAGACTGGAAAAGTCATTAAAAGAAAATAAACCTTTAAAAATAAAACTGGGAATAGATCCTACAGGGACAGATCTTCATATAGGACATGCCGTTCCTTTGAGAAAGTTAAAGCAGTTTCAGGAGCTGGGACATACAGTGCAGTTTCTGATAGGAACTTTTACTGCAAGAATAGGAGATCCCACAGGTAAATCAGAAACAAGAAAAATGCTTACACCTGAAGATATACAGAAAAATATAGCTACGTATCTGGAGCAGGTATTTCTGATACTTGATTCGGAAAAAACAGAAATTCTATATAATGCAGACTGGCTGGAAAAACTGTCGCTTCAGGATTTTCTCGGTCTGTTATCACAGTTTACCGTAGCACAAATGATTTCAAGAGAAGATTTTGCGAAAAGACTTGCAGAAAATAAGCCGGTATCGTTAGTGGAGTTTATGTACCCTATTTTACAGGGATATGACTCTGTTGCAATGAAATGTGATATAGAGCTGGGAGCTACAGAACAAAAATTTAATATTTTAAAAGGAAGAGATTTACAGAAAAATTTCGGAATGGATCCGCAGATATGTATGCTTCTGCCTATCCTTGAAGGACTTGACGGTGTGGAAAAAATGAGTAAGTCTTTGAATAACTATATAAGCATAACTGATACTCCGAATGATATGTTTGGTAAAATAATGTCAATATCAGATGATCTTATGTTCAGATATTATGAAATAATAACGGACATACCTCTGGAAGAGATAGCGCAGTTAAAGGCAGACATGGAAAACGGAACTCTTCACCCTATGGAAATAAAAAAACGTCTCGGATCAGAAGTAGTAGCTATATATCATAATAAGGAAGAAGGACTAAAGGCAAGAGAATGGTTTGAAAATGTATTCAGCAAAAAGAACCTTGATGTAGAGCTTCCGGAAGTGGAACTGGAATATACGGAAACAGGAGTTATTGATATACTTGTAAAGCATCTGAACCTTTTGTCATCGACAAGTGAGGCAAGAAGGCTTATACAGCAGGGCGGTCTGAAGATAAACGACGAGCCTGTAAAGGACATAAACCACATGGTTACACCTGAAGCCGGGATGATAATAAGAGCAGGAAAGAAAAAAATAGTAAAGGTAAAATAA
- a CDS encoding MerR family transcriptional regulator encodes MFRIGEFSRLTQISVRMLRYYDKNDLLKPEKVDRFTGYRYYSSSQIRDLHKIIFLRDLGYGTAEISNALKNWNGDFMYKQMENKKLEIEKNIQQEKLKAARLKNLLKSIENKNFSINYDFNIKKIPDFTVLALGKTVPDYFSEGTLWKELYDFIENNKIKLPVNPYDFAVYHDSGHKESNIDIEVCTVVEKTGKNQDGFVYRKIKGVETMACTMVFGPYEKIASAFLAFIEWISEQPEYRMSGKNRQICHRGPWNEKDPLGYLTEIQIPLKKNY; translated from the coding sequence TTGTTTAGAATAGGTGAATTTTCAAGACTTACACAAATTTCTGTGAGAATGCTCAGATATTATGATAAAAATGATCTTTTAAAACCTGAAAAAGTTGATCGGTTTACTGGCTATCGATATTACTCTTCCAGTCAAATCCGTGATCTCCATAAAATTATTTTTCTGAGAGATTTAGGATATGGAACAGCAGAAATTTCCAATGCCTTAAAAAACTGGAACGGAGACTTTATGTATAAGCAGATGGAAAATAAAAAGCTTGAAATTGAAAAAAATATACAGCAGGAAAAACTTAAAGCTGCCAGACTGAAAAATCTTTTAAAAAGTATTGAAAATAAAAATTTTTCAATAAATTATGATTTTAACATAAAAAAAATACCTGATTTTACAGTATTAGCTCTGGGAAAAACTGTTCCTGACTATTTCTCCGAAGGTACATTATGGAAAGAATTATATGATTTTATTGAAAACAATAAAATAAAACTTCCTGTAAATCCTTATGATTTTGCTGTTTATCACGATTCAGGGCATAAAGAAAGCAACATTGATATAGAAGTCTGTACTGTAGTGGAAAAAACAGGGAAAAATCAGGACGGATTTGTCTACCGTAAAATAAAAGGTGTCGAAACAATGGCGTGCACTATGGTTTTCGGTCCTTATGAAAAAATAGCCTCTGCATTTCTTGCATTTATAGAATGGATCTCCGAGCAGCCTGAATACAGAATGTCTGGTAAAAACAGACAGATTTGTCACCGAGGTCCTTGGAATGAAAAGGACCCGTTGGGATATCTTACCGAGATTCAGATACCACTGAAAAAAAATTATTGA
- a CDS encoding MerR family transcriptional regulator, which produces MFKTGTFSKMCGLSADTLHHYEKMKILIPEYTDNDTRYRYYSAEQLLTVNKISALKDAGFSLKEIAGILNNKKDHHSLTDLLEEKALSLEKTLEQETERLKRLYTNIFLIKNGGVPLMNEITIKKTESVLAASLRRRFHKDFFDEELEEMWSKVNASIEKHKIKKSVPCLMIYHTGWWNFADDEKEDERYLDVEISEPVLKKFESDDEIRVYKLPAEEKMACVVHQGSFETIGNTFEVFFKWIRENKYVINGPLREIYHKGDWATDNPDEYITELQVPVK; this is translated from the coding sequence ATGTTTAAAACCGGTACTTTTTCCAAAATGTGCGGCTTGTCTGCCGATACACTTCATCATTATGAAAAAATGAAAATTCTTATACCCGAATATACTGATAATGATACGAGATATCGTTATTATTCTGCCGAGCAGCTTCTTACAGTCAATAAAATTTCTGCTTTAAAAGATGCAGGATTTTCTCTCAAGGAAATTGCCGGGATTTTAAATAATAAGAAAGATCATCATTCACTTACGGATTTACTTGAGGAAAAAGCTCTCAGCCTTGAAAAAACTCTGGAACAGGAAACAGAAAGGTTAAAGCGCCTTTACACGAACATATTTTTAATAAAAAACGGAGGTGTTCCCTTGATGAATGAAATTACAATTAAAAAAACCGAATCTGTTCTGGCGGCTTCATTAAGAAGAAGGTTTCATAAAGATTTTTTTGATGAAGAGCTGGAGGAAATGTGGAGTAAAGTCAATGCTTCTATTGAAAAACACAAAATTAAGAAAAGTGTACCGTGCCTGATGATTTATCATACCGGATGGTGGAATTTTGCTGATGATGAAAAAGAAGATGAAAGATATCTTGATGTGGAAATTTCCGAGCCTGTTCTGAAAAAATTTGAATCCGATGATGAAATCCGGGTATATAAGCTTCCCGCAGAAGAAAAAATGGCTTGTGTTGTTCATCAAGGTTCTTTTGAAACTATCGGAAATACATTTGAAGTTTTTTTCAAATGGATCAGGGAGAATAAATATGTCATAAACGGTCCGCTACGGGAAATTTATCATAAAGGCGACTGGGCTACTGACAATCCTGATGAATATATTACAGAGCTTCAGGTTCCGGTTAAATAA
- a CDS encoding bifunctional ADP-dependent NAD(P)H-hydrate dehydratase/NAD(P)H-hydrate epimerase produces the protein MIYIGDNKTTGEIDSYSINTLNIPGIVLMENAARNFTGTIDTNLDNFLIVCGKGNNGGDGYAVARQLVSLNKRVSVFSCETSDMSRDCQINYDICRNLGIPMENDISALEELIISHDVVIDAVFGTGLDKPLAAPYDKIINNINQYGKYIISVDIPSGINGSTGETAGIAVKADRTVSFVTYKQGFLNYSAAEFLGKIKVVNIGLPEHVIKKFSNTVLMDKKYISSLLIPRLKYSHKGNFGHTLIIAGSPEFTGAAVISANAAVKTGSGLVTLAVFHECLNMLSSCSPEVMTADLSDKNRLLDLLKKVNSIAFGPGLGNNPRTLELLKFVLENSDAPMVIDADGINVLAEEPALLEKLKNRCILTPHLGEFSRISGLSIEEISKDRIKAAKDFSKKYSVILLLKGYNTIITNECDVYVNTTGNSSMANGGMGDTLTGITASLISQKYTIFASGKIGSFLHGYIGEKLSKRSFAITAEDIIRNIPFYQKKLFL, from the coding sequence GTGATATATATCGGCGATAATAAAACTACCGGTGAAATAGACAGTTATTCTATTAATACGCTAAATATCCCCGGAATTGTACTTATGGAAAATGCCGCGCGTAATTTTACCGGCACCATTGATACTAATCTTGATAACTTTCTGATAGTCTGCGGCAAAGGTAATAATGGCGGTGACGGTTATGCCGTAGCAAGACAGCTTGTCTCCCTTAATAAACGGGTTTCTGTTTTTTCATGTGAAACATCAGATATGAGCCGGGACTGCCAAATAAATTATGACATATGCCGGAATCTCGGTATTCCAATGGAGAATGATATTTCTGCTTTAGAGGAACTGATTATTTCACATGATGTAGTTATTGATGCTGTTTTTGGCACAGGTCTTGATAAACCTTTAGCTGCACCTTATGATAAAATTATAAATAATATAAACCAATATGGAAAATATATAATTTCTGTGGATATTCCCTCGGGAATAAACGGTTCTACCGGTGAAACCGCCGGAATTGCTGTCAAAGCCGATAGAACTGTTTCTTTTGTAACATATAAACAAGGCTTTCTTAATTATTCCGCCGCAGAATTTCTTGGTAAGATAAAAGTAGTAAATATTGGTCTTCCCGAACATGTTATCAAAAAATTTTCAAATACAGTACTTATGGATAAAAAATATATAAGCAGCCTGCTTATTCCAAGACTGAAATATTCACATAAAGGAAATTTCGGACATACTCTTATAATAGCCGGTTCACCCGAATTTACAGGGGCTGCTGTGATTTCTGCCAATGCTGCCGTAAAAACCGGTTCCGGTCTTGTTACTCTTGCTGTATTTCATGAATGTCTGAATATGCTTTCTTCATGCAGTCCGGAAGTAATGACTGCTGATCTCAGTGACAAAAACCGCCTTTTGGATCTTTTGAAAAAAGTAAATTCTATTGCTTTCGGACCGGGTCTGGGCAATAACCCCCGGACACTGGAACTGCTGAAATTTGTCCTTGAAAACAGTGATGCTCCTATGGTTATCGATGCTGATGGCATCAATGTTCTGGCAGAAGAACCTGCTCTGCTGGAAAAACTTAAAAACAGATGTATTCTTACTCCTCATTTAGGAGAATTCTCCAGAATATCAGGACTTTCCATAGAAGAAATTTCCAAAGACAGAATTAAAGCAGCAAAAGATTTTTCAAAAAAATATTCAGTCATTTTATTATTAAAAGGTTATAATACTATTATTACAAATGAATGTGACGTTTATGTGAACACAACGGGAAATTCTTCAATGGCTAACGGCGGTATGGGTGATACACTTACAGGTATTACTGCCTCACTTATTTCACAAAAATATACAATTTTTGCTTCAGGAAAAATAGGAAGTTTTCTTCACGGTTATATCGGTGAAAAATTAAGTAAAAGATCCTTTGCAATCACAGCAGAAGATATTATAAGAAATATTCCCTTTTATCAGAAAAAATTATTTCTGTAA
- a CDS encoding alkaline phosphatase: MKGKAFLLLVFFTIFTQTYTVPLEKTETGFAKNVIILIPDGMSTDGVTLTRWVYNDGKPLNMDEIASGLVRTHNSDTIIADSAPGGTALATGHKTQDKLIGVKPKKATLYGSDKNDEKDYYSPVASVLELAKSMGKSAGIIATSEIMHATPADFTAHATHRSNYNDITEQQVFQNLDVVFGGGEFFLKAENREDKEDMTAALKNNNYKVIKNKKELEQLKTGKVWGLFSSKDIPYDIDRTTEPSLADMTKKAIELLSKNENGFFLMVEGSKIDWAAHANSPAGLISEIKSFDDAVGVALNFAKNNKDTLVIISSDHGNGGITIGNQDTTGNYPEIPLESFVSTLRKVTSTEEALSKRIAEKPENTADLVQKYFGFTPSDEEIQNLKSKNKTSDIQKILSEMLNKRSHIGWTTGGHTGEEVVLYVYADDYKNILGGTVQNSDVARYMAKAMGGDLDKLSSELFVPSKDFGSYGITVSNDLSDKNNPKFILEKNNSKYIFFENRNYFETNNKKTSFNGVVVYNGEELFIPLNALELIN, translated from the coding sequence ATGAAAGGAAAAGCATTTCTATTACTGGTTTTTTTTACTATATTTACACAAACTTATACTGTTCCCCTCGAAAAAACAGAAACAGGCTTTGCAAAAAATGTTATTATTCTTATACCTGACGGAATGAGTACTGACGGAGTAACACTTACAAGATGGGTTTATAATGACGGAAAACCTCTAAATATGGATGAAATAGCTTCCGGGCTTGTGAGAACCCATAATTCTGATACTATTATTGCAGACTCTGCACCCGGCGGAACTGCACTGGCAACAGGACACAAAACACAGGATAAGCTTATCGGGGTAAAGCCTAAAAAAGCAACTCTTTACGGTTCTGACAAAAATGACGAAAAAGATTATTATTCCCCTGTGGCTTCTGTTTTGGAGCTTGCCAAATCTATGGGCAAATCTGCCGGAATCATAGCTACCTCGGAAATAATGCACGCTACACCTGCTGATTTTACTGCACATGCCACACACAGATCAAATTATAATGATATTACAGAACAGCAGGTTTTCCAAAATCTTGATGTAGTTTTTGGCGGCGGCGAATTTTTTCTAAAGGCTGAAAACAGAGAAGATAAAGAAGATATGACCGCTGCATTAAAGAATAATAATTATAAGGTAATAAAAAACAAAAAAGAGCTTGAACAGTTGAAAACAGGAAAAGTATGGGGTCTTTTTTCTTCTAAGGACATTCCGTATGATATTGACAGAACTACTGAGCCGTCATTGGCCGATATGACAAAAAAGGCCATTGAACTGCTTTCAAAAAATGAAAACGGCTTTTTCCTTATGGTGGAAGGCTCAAAAATAGACTGGGCAGCTCACGCCAATTCCCCTGCCGGTCTGATAAGCGAGATCAAATCTTTCGATGATGCTGTGGGTGTTGCCCTGAATTTTGCCAAAAATAACAAAGACACTCTTGTTATTATTTCCAGTGATCATGGAAACGGAGGAATTACAATAGGAAATCAGGACACGACAGGCAACTATCCGGAAATTCCTCTGGAAAGCTTTGTTTCTACATTAAGAAAAGTGACTTCTACAGAGGAGGCTCTTTCAAAAAGAATAGCTGAAAAACCTGAAAATACTGCTGATTTAGTTCAAAAATATTTTGGCTTTACACCTTCAGATGAGGAGATCCAAAATCTTAAATCCAAAAATAAAACCTCTGATATACAAAAAATCCTTTCAGAAATGCTGAACAAAAGATCGCATATCGGCTGGACTACAGGCGGACACACAGGTGAAGAGGTAGTACTTTATGTGTATGCTGATGATTATAAAAATATCCTCGGAGGAACAGTACAAAATTCAGACGTTGCCCGTTACATGGCAAAAGCTATGGGCGGTGACCTTGATAAACTGAGCAGTGAATTATTTGTTCCCTCAAAAGATTTCGGTAGCTATGGAATAACTGTTTCCAATGATCTTTCAGATAAAAATAATCCAAAATTTATCCTTGAAAAAAACAATAGCAAATACATATTTTTTGAAAATAGAAATTATTTTGAAACTAATAACAAAAAAACTAGTTTTAACGGCGTTGTTGTCTATAACGGCGAAGAGCTTTTTATCCCGCTCAATGCCTTAGAGCTTATTAATTAA
- the truA gene encoding tRNA pseudouridine(38-40) synthase TruA — MKNIKIVYEYDGSKFSGFQRQLNKKTVQGSIEEVIKNYFNEEVNLLSSGRTDKGVHALGQVSNFFMEKSISPDIIKGILNRALSGKIRVTDAKEADSDFHARFSAKTRTYLYIMKLKDEITPFESSYVSALDGKIIPEKLQKIMEPFIGRHNFDSFRKKDKDNKNPEREINNIRCYEEDKRLFIEIEGKSFLKTMIRIMIGSALAVYFEKRNPDYICDKLDNPDSDGEKILAPSEGLYLYKVNY, encoded by the coding sequence ATGAAAAATATAAAAATAGTTTATGAATATGACGGATCAAAATTTTCAGGATTTCAGAGACAGCTAAACAAAAAAACAGTGCAGGGAAGTATAGAGGAGGTAATCAAAAATTACTTTAACGAGGAAGTAAATCTTCTTTCATCGGGAAGAACAGACAAAGGCGTTCATGCATTGGGACAGGTTTCTAATTTTTTTATGGAAAAAAGTATATCTCCTGATATTATAAAAGGTATATTAAACAGAGCTCTCTCAGGGAAAATAAGAGTAACAGATGCCAAAGAAGCTGACAGTGATTTTCATGCAAGATTTTCTGCCAAAACCAGAACTTATCTTTACATAATGAAGCTTAAAGATGAAATTACCCCCTTTGAAAGCAGTTATGTTTCAGCCCTTGACGGGAAAATTATTCCTGAAAAGCTGCAAAAAATTATGGAGCCGTTTATAGGAAGGCATAATTTTGACAGCTTTAGAAAAAAAGATAAAGATAATAAAAATCCTGAAAGAGAAATCAATAATATCAGATGCTATGAAGAGGATAAAAGGCTGTTTATCGAAATAGAAGGAAAGTCATTTTTGAAGACAATGATAAGAATTATGATAGGAAGCGCACTGGCTGTGTATTTTGAAAAGAGAAACCCGGATTATATATGTGATAAACTTGATAATCCTGATTCCGACGGTGAAAAAATACTTGCTCCGTCAGAGGGTTTATACTTATATAAAGTAAATTATTAA
- a CDS encoding SAM-dependent methyltransferase, whose protein sequence is MKQFYVNPVGKIISNEKGFFICIDEKYIPALKELNSFSHVNIIWWADKCDSEEMRNTLTTNQPYKNSPSVMGIFATRSPLRPNPVAVSTAQIIHTDCEKGIIQIAYTDAENNTPVIDLKPYTASLDRVENFTSPEWCRHWPESIEKSGDFNWEDEFNF, encoded by the coding sequence ATGAAACAATTTTATGTTAATCCTGTAGGGAAAATTATCAGTAACGAGAAAGGATTTTTTATCTGTATAGATGAAAAATACATTCCGGCATTAAAAGAACTGAACAGCTTCAGCCATGTGAACATTATCTGGTGGGCTGATAAATGCGATTCAGAGGAAATGAGAAATACTCTTACGACAAATCAGCCTTATAAAAACTCTCCTTCAGTAATGGGAATTTTTGCCACACGTTCACCTTTAAGACCGAATCCTGTTGCTGTGAGTACTGCACAGATTATACATACTGACTGCGAAAAGGGGATTATTCAGATAGCTTATACTGATGCTGAAAATAATACACCTGTTATTGATCTGAAGCCGTATACAGCAAGCTTGGACAGGGTCGAAAACTTCACCTCTCCCGAATGGTGCAGACACTGGCCGGAAAGTATAGAAAAATCAGGTGACTTTAACTGGGAAGATGAGTTTAATTTTTAA